One Prunus dulcis chromosome 8, ALMONDv2, whole genome shotgun sequence DNA window includes the following coding sequences:
- the LOC117637134 gene encoding TMV resistance protein N-like — protein sequence MALSTQRASAFLPSADQSAPPQWNYDVFLSFKGVDTRNGFVSHLYHELQHRCIKTFKDDPKLERGTTISSELFKAIQESRLAIVILSPNYASSSWCLDELTKILQCMKSNGTVLPVFFNVDPSDVRKQSGSFAGAITEHEKRFREDIGKVKRWRAALTEVANLSGFDSKNQCERKLIEKIVEWVWGKVHHTLRLLDSTELVGLKFTREQIDLLLAPTDDVRFIGIWGMGGIGKTTIARLVYESISFHFEVRCFLANVREASEGNRLVDLQKQLLFPILKEQITQVWNEEWGTYFIKNCLCNKKVLLILDDVNASSQLEKFAKEKDWFGKGSIIIITTRDERLVKKHDMEISYKVQGLNDDKALKLFSRNAFKKFEPEEGFRELCNCFVNYAGGLPLALKILGCSVYKRDRDEWKNELDKLRKIPKIEIFNLLKISFDRLDEMNKNIFLDVAFFHKGKDKKKVIEILDSCGRCGGINALVEKSLLTFDILNNIVGMHDLIQEMAFQIVRQESPEEPGGRSRLCHHNDIIHVLINNTATNKIQGIALSMVKLEKADWNCEAFSKMINLKFLEVDNVIISSIPRILPNCLRILKWNWYSSKYLPSNFQPNKLVSLEMQDSKLVRLWDERIDLPNLKYMDLSWSQNLAATPNFTGIPKLQMLDLKGCENLVEIHPSVAYLKWLTDLILYGCKSVKSLPREVEMDSLIYLSLCGCSKLKKIPEFSEQMENLSKLSLSGTAIEKLPSSIGRLVGLTSLDVRNCTNLLGLPSAICNLKSLKALCADGSSVEMIKVRRSQPNKSRFWWGLQRKAFVLGSLHGLWSLKLLDLSICGLCEGDIPVDIGCLSSLEELNLSRNNFVSLPASIGCLPKLKSLKANGCQKLQQLPHLRFGLVENDFYSIRIYTEDCTSLKMLPKLSIKNRRRSYVGFVLSCVNCIGLVENEGCDAILGMLWIGLDWGFLQVPRWNIPTFQIVIPGSRIPEWFNNQSVGDSLIVELPPCTMSIWIAFCAVFEEGAPVDHPNPPHDLSTYFRIECRPGEGGPVRCNPITKGHLLSPHLWVSCLYHYVVHKECNQMKISFRTFYDLSDRIYCSGIRKCGFRLVHKQDVEELYQIMMMNHSIDISTKATSPHNSHNSAGASGSSHQKSLCRKSYALSKWFLTKLVKIFSLFLTTAIFMKSFNNSKKWGRIGLLIWRVTTFICFFGLAPPYFLLLLKTLIKAVILKRAAKFLPT from the exons ATGGCGTTGAGCACCCAAAGAGCATCTGCTTTTCTTCCTTCAGCTGATCAGTCGGCTCCTCCTCAATGGAACTACGATgtgtttttgagtttcaagGGTGTAGACACTCGAAATGGCTTTGTGTCCCATTTATACCACGAATTGCAGCACAGGTGCATTAAAACATTCAAGGATGATCCAAAGCTTGAAAGAGGGACAACTATTTCTTCTGAGCTCTTCAAAGCAATCCAAGAATCAAGGCTTGCAATCGTTATTCTCTCGCCAAActatgcttcttcttcctggTGCTTGGATGAACTTACAAAGATTCTCCAATGTATGAAATCCAACGGCACAGTTCTGCCTGTGTTTTTTAATGTGGATCCCTCCGATGTGCGAAAACAAAGCGGCAGTTTTGCAGGTGCCATCACTGAGCATGAGAAAAGGTTTAGGGAAGACATAGGAAAGGTGAAGCGCTGGAGAGCTGCTTTAACAGAAGTTGCCAATTTATCTGGGTTTGATTCAAAGAATCA GTGTGAAAGAAAGCTCATTGAAAAGATTGTTGAATGGGTGTGGGGGAAAGTGCATCACACATTGAGATTGTTAGATTCCACAGAGTTAGTGGGACTTAAGTTTACACGTGAGCAAATAGACTTGCTTTTAGCTCCTACAGATGATGTCCGTTTTATAGGGATATGGGGGATGGGAGGCATTGGCAAGACAACCATTGCTAGGCTTGTTTATGAAAgcatttcttttcattttgaagtTCGCTGCTTTCTTGCTAATGTTAGAGAGGCTTCTGAAGGTAATCGTCTTGTCGATCTACAAAAGCAGCTGCTTTTCCCGATCTTGAAGGAACAAATTACTCAAGTTTGGAATGAAGAGTGGGGGACCTATTTCATTAAGAATTGCTTATGTAATAAAAAGGTTCTTCTCATTCTTGATGATGTGAATGCATCAAGCCAACTAGAGAAATTTGCTAAGGAAAAGGATTGGTTTGGTAAAGGGAGTATAATCATCATTACAACTCGTGATGAACGGTTGGTTAAAAAGCATGATATGGAGATATCATATAAGGTACAGGGATTAAATGATGATAAGGCTCTTAAGCTCTTTAGTCGAAACgcctttaaaaaatttgagcCTGAGGAAGGTTTTCGGGAATTGTGCAATTGCTTTGTAAATTATGCTGGAGGCCTTCCATTAGCtcttaaaattttgggatGCTCTGTGTATAAGAGAGATCGAGATGAATGGAAAAATGAATTGGATAAGCTACGGAAAATTCCTAAGAtagaaattttcaatttgctcAAAATTAGTTTTGATAGACTAGATGAGAtgaacaagaatatatttcttGATGTTGCATTTTTCCATAAGGGGAAGGACAAGAAGAAAGTAATTGAAATACTAGACAGTTGTGGCCGTTGTGGTGGGATAAATGCTCTAGTTGAGAAGTCACTCTTaacttttgatattttaaacaACATTGTTGGGATGCATGATTTGATACAAGAAATGGCATTTCAAATTGTTCGTCAAGAGTCTCCTGAAGAGCCCGGTGGACGCAGTCGATTGTGTCATCATAATGACATCATTCATGTATTGATAAACAATACG GCAACTAACAAAATTCAAGGCATCGCCTTAAGCATGGTGAAACTTGAAAAGGCGGATTGGAATTGTGAAGCATTCTCTAAGATGATTAACCTGAAATTTCTTGAAGTTGATAATGTGATCATTTCCTCAATCCCCAGAATTCTTCCTAATTGCTTAAGAATTCTGAAATGGAATTGGTATTCTTCCAAATATCTCCCATCAAATTTTCAACCGAATAAACTTGTTTCACTTGAGATGCAGGACAGCAAACTAGTTCGGCTCTGGGATGAACGAATT GACTTGCCCAATTTGAAATACATGGACCTTAGTTGGTCTCAAAACTTAGCAGCAACCCCAAATTTCACTGGCATTCCAAAACTCCAGATGTTGGATCTTAAAGGGTGTGAGAATTTGGTTGAGATTCACCCGTCCGTTGCATATCTCAAATGGCTTACAGATCTAATACTATATGGATGCAAAAGTGTTAAGAGTCTTCCAAGGGAGGTAGAAATGGATTCTCTTATATATTTAAGTCTTTGTGGTTgctcaaaactgaaaaagatTCCAGAATTTTCAGAACAAATGGAAAATTTGTCAAAGCTTAGTTTGAGTGGGACGGCCATtgagaaattaccttcatcaATTGGACGTCTTGTTGGCCTTACTTCTCTGGATGTAAGAAATTGTACAAATCTCTTGGGTCTTCCGAGCGCAATTTGTAATTTGAAGTCTCTTAAAGCACTCTGTGCGGATGGAAGCTCTGTTGAAATGATTAAAGTACGTAGATCACAACCTAATAAATCAAGGTTTTGGTGGGGCCTCCAAAGAAAGGCTTTTGTGTTGGGTTCGCTACATGGTTTATGGTCTTTAAAGCTTTTGGATCTGAGTATTTGTGGTCTTTGTGAAGGGGATATTCCCGTTGATATTGGCTGCTTGTCCTCTTTAGAAGAATTAAACCTTAGTCGAAACAATTTTGTTAGCCTTCCTGCAAGCATTGGATGTCTTCCTAAGCTTAAGTCACTTAAGGCGAATGGGTGCCAAAAGCTTCAACAATTGCCCCATCTCCGCTTTGGATTGGTTGAGAATGACTTCTACAGTATTAGAATATACACAGAGGATTGCACTTCCTTAAAAATGTTGCCAAAGTTGAGcataaaaaacagaagaagaagttaTGTTGGGTTCGTGTTGAGTTGTGTGAATTGCATTGGATTGGTTGAGAATGAAGGCTGCGATGCTATACTTGGAATGCTCTGGATTGGTCTGGATTGGGGATTCCTTCag GTACCTCGTTGGAATATTCCCACTTTCCAAATTGTAATACCTGGAAGTAGAATTCCAGAGTGGTTCAATAATCAAAGTGTAGGAGATTCCTTAATTGTGGAGCTACCTCCATGTACCATGTCCATTTGGATTGCTTTTTGTGCTGTCTTTGAAGAAGGTGCCCCTGTGGATCACCCAAATCCACCTCATGACCTCTCTACCTATTTTCGAATTGAATGTCGCCCAGGAGAAGGTGGCCCTGTGCGTTGTAATCCCATTACTAAAGGCCATCTACTGTCACCTCACCTTTGGGTATCTTGTTTATATCATTATGTAGTCCACAAAGAATGCAATCAGATGAAGATTTCATTCCGTACCTTTTATGACCTTTCAGACAGAATATATTGCTCGGGTATAAGGAAGTGTGGGTTCCGTTTGGTGCACAAGCAAGACGTGGAAGAACTTTACCAAATCATGATGATGAACCATTCCATCGACATCAGCACAAAAGCTACTTCTCCGCACAATTCTCACAATTCTGCTGGTGCAAGTGGAAGCTCTCACCAAAAATCTCTCTGCCGCAAAAGCTATGCTCTTTCCAAATGGTTTTTAACAAAACTTGTAAAGattttctccctctttttaACAACTGCAATTTTTATGAAATCGTTCAACAATAGTAAAAAATGGGGGCGCATTGGACTTTTGATTTGGAGGGTAACCACTTTCATTTGCTTCTTCGGTCTTGCACCTCCTTATTTTTTGCTATTGTTGAAAACTTTAATAAAAGCTGTGATTCTTAAAAGAGCAGCTAAATTTTTGCCAACATAA